The Gemmatimonadota bacterium genome includes the window CCGCAGATAGATCGAGATCGCCACCTGATTCCGCAAATTTGCTCAAAGATTCGCGGGTCGTATCACTCACGATCATAGGACCTGCGAGATCCAGACATTTTTCCACGAACTCATCGGGAGCGAGTGCCCGTCCCTCAGCTTTGAGCCGATCAATGATTCCACGTATGCCCGGCCTGGACGCATCGCTTACCTCGCGAACGGCGAAGTTCACGCGCTCGGTCAGCGTGCCGCCATCAATCCATTCCCTACCAGTATGCCAGCCTTCCACAGTCGGAGGATCCAGTAATTTCTGTCCCATTAACGTGGTCGCACCCGAATATCTACCCATACCCGGATCGGGACGTTGATAGGTACCGATCAGCTTCAGAATGCCCGTAACGAGTTCGGTAGGACTTTTCACCTTTTTCCCTCGCGCTTCCTTGAAGAAGTCAGAATTGAAAAGCGTTCTCAAGATGTGGCGCATATCGCCCTTCGACTCCATAAAAGCATTTGACAGAATTTCAATCGCTTCGGGATCCTGTGGCGGGGTCACATGCCAGGATGGGACCTGTGGCTCGTCTGCGACAAAAAAGTTGTAGAGATGCCTGGATATGAACTTGGCGCAGGCAGGTTGTTCGACGATAATGTCGATAATATCATCGCCATTGAAATTGCCCGTATGCCCCAAAAACGTCTTTTCCCCATCATCGTGGTCTTCTTCGAGGAAAACGAACTTCGCATCGTAATAACCTTGCGGATACAGGGGCGGCGGCTGCGCGAATGTCCATCCCGTAAAGGCGAGGGCACAATTCTTAATATCGTCTTCTGTGTAATTGCCAACGCCCATTGAGAAGAGTTCCAACAGCTCCCTGCCGTAATTCTCATTAGGCTCGCCCTTGCGATTTTCGTTGTTATCCAGCCAGAAGATCAT containing:
- a CDS encoding DUF1800 domain-containing protein, which codes for MSNTDIALMAHLMRRAGFGATRTELEDYAERGYENVVEDLVEPERCDPVDEDILNRYFGSFEAGYVEKWMYRMIRSKRPLEEKMALFWHHVFATGLGKNQHILASARQIDTFRRVGLSNMREILIELSKDPAMIFWLDNNENRKGEPNENYGRELLELFSMGVGNYTEDDIKNCALAFTGWTFAQPPPLYPQGYYDAKFVFLEEDHDDGEKTFLGHTGNFNGDDIIDIIVEQPACAKFISRHLYNFFVADEPQVPSWHVTPPQDPEAIEILSNAFMESKGDMRHILRTLFNSDFFKEARGKKVKSPTELVTGILKLIGTYQRPDPGMGRYSGATTLMGQKLLDPPTVEGWHTGREWIDGGTLTERVNFAVREVSDASRPGIRGIIDRLKAEGRALAPDEFVEKCLDLAGPMIVSDTTRESLSKFAESGGDLDLSADNGSGESTDRVIQMLQLIVASREYQFA